In the genome of uncultured Paludibaculum sp., the window ATTTCTGGTCCGACTTCGAGCGCACGTCAAATATTCCGGGCTCGGTCTGGTTCACACTGGTCACGGCGTCTTCCTGGATGGTGGTCCAGTCGGACTCCCCGGACATCGGGTCCGCCGGCACTTGGCGGAGGTAGCCTTCCTGCACCAGATCCTGCAGGGACTGCGGCGCCTTCGCCTTGTCGTAGGTATACTCGTCGATCACCGTGCGCAAGGTGAAGAGGTTCTGCCGCAACACGGTCTCCTTGGCGCGGATCACCGATTTCCGGTACATGGGGACCGCCACCGCCACCATGATCCCGATGATCGCCATGACGATCATCAGTTCGATCAGCGTGAAGCCGCGACGCCTTTTACCACTCCGAATATAAGGTGCCATCCGGCGCTTTCTCCATCGACTTTGTATAGACGTCGAATATATTCTGGCCGCCCCAACCGGTGGACGTCGGGTCGTCCTGTGTGGATCGCATGCCCCATTCCGTTGATCTCGTGAACGGATCGCGAGGCAGCCGCCGCAGGAACTTGATCTTCTTTCCGTTCGCGTCGTTGGCCATTTTCACGCCCTCCACCAATTGCTCGAGCGTTTCGGGATAGCAGTCGGTGCCCATTTTCTGCGGAATCTTGTTGCCATCGCAGGCGTCCTTGTACTTGTCGATCGCCTTGCGGATGTCCGTCAGGGCGTAGCGCAGTTCCCGCTCCTTCTCCCTCCGCACCTTGAAACGCGCCAGGGGCAGCGCCAGGGCGGTGAGCAGAGTCATGATCGTGAACGCCACGATCAGCTCCACCAAGGTGAGTCCGAGTTGATTTCGCCTCCTGCGCATCCCTCTACTTCACCGTGACCGTGGT includes:
- a CDS encoding type II secretion system protein; its protein translation is MRRRRNQLGLTLVELIVAFTIMTLLTALALPLARFKVRREKERELRYALTDIRKAIDKYKDACDGNKIPQKMGTDCYPETLEQLVEGVKMANDANGKKIKFLRRLPRDPFTRSTEWGMRSTQDDPTSTGWGGQNIFDVYTKSMEKAPDGTLYSEW
- a CDS encoding type II secretion system protein, with translation MAPYIRSGKRRRGFTLIELMIVMAIIGIMVAVAVPMYRKSVIRAKETVLRQNLFTLRTVIDEYTYDKAKAPQSLQDLVQEGYLRQVPADPMSGESDWTTIQEDAVTSVNQTEPGIFDVRSKSDQKSLEGNPYNEW